Genomic window (Nicotiana sylvestris chromosome 7, ASM39365v2, whole genome shotgun sequence):
GATTTCTACATATAGGGCAATGAAGATCTATATTAAGGCCAATTTTTGCGAGATATTGTCTACAAGGAATTCTATTGTGAAGGCATTGCTAGAGAAAAAATTTGATCTTATTCGGAAATGGCAAGATCCAAATTCACTTAAAATCCATATCATTGTTCTCATTAGTGTTGATTAAGGAGTAACAAGTTTTGGTTGTGAAAATACCTTTTGTATTGAGGGACCAGATAGGGATATTATTATTAGGACGTTTTACAAGAATTTTTGTTTTTGATATGGAATCCTTGATATTATCAGGAAGATTGAGGGATATATTAGCAAGGTGCCACTTCTTGCCATCAAAAATATTTCTTAGTTTTAGGTGATAGTCATTTTTTGATAAAGGACCTTCTATAGTATTTCTAAGGCTCCCTAGGTTAGGGATCCAATTGGTCTCCCAAATATTCATGTTAGAATTGTGATGAAGTTGCCAATTGATACCTTTGGAACATATTTCCCACCCCTTTTGAATACTTTTTCATATGAAAGAAGTATTCCTAGTAATTTTAGTGTTTGCATAGGCATTAATGATGAGTTGAGACCATGGAGTAGTAGGGTTTGTAATGGTCCTCCAAGCAAGGTTTGCAAGATTACAAAAGTTTTTGTCTTTAGCTTTACGGAGACCTAGGCCTCCCATGTTTTTTGGTTGACAAACAGTTGACCAATTAATGGGGTGAATTTTTCGTTTTTCATTAGTAGTACCCATAAAGATGGACATACCACATTACACaaactttttctctctcttctgtCTCGCCTCTCCATCAAAAGTACCGATTCTTATAGAAATACAGTATGTAAATACAGAAAATTACATATGTATTCCACCCAGATTATTGTATAGGTTTTATATTGTATATACACATAAATTGCACATTACTTTCCAAACGCTCATCTGAGTCCATCACCTATAGTTGTAATTGAGACTTTTTGAAGTGTTAAAACTATTCGGCTGATATCAGTGTTATACATTTTTTATCTCTGCTACTCTCGAGTTGAATTattaattttttcaattttccccgACTGTAGaagctatttttttttaattttaaatacaACTGGTGTCATAGTTTGCACACACTTTGATTATCTAACTGTATATTTGCTACCTCTCACGTACCGGGTAACTCTGCCTTGTTATTACAATACGTTTATTTTTTTGTTCGGGGTTCCCCCTCTCCCCCTCTTTTCCCCCTCCCCCACCTACTACAGGCTCTGTCAAATTCAAATGAATTTATTTATTCTATTGCTCAATGTACTGCTCTGTGGATGTAAATAATTTTTCTTATAATTTAGTTTGCTAACATACAAGTTTTCTTTCCCCGAATTTGCTCCTAGCACTCTTCATTCGCTCATTTTTTTGTTTGGTTCTAAGTTATGTTCAGGCTCAAGAATCTTGAATGCCATTCTTCTATGGTGGAACTACATCTCACATGTAACATCAGATAATACATTCTTGATCCTAAGCTTTAATTAATGGTCCAAAAACTCAAGCCTAAATAAAATCTTAAACATGTTAACAATGTTACACTTTCCTTCCTTCTGCTATGACTCTGCGAATGCACTTTTCTGGCTGAGCTAACACATAACTCTATGGTAATATGGTAAAAAAAAATATCATCACCTCTCTCTTATATTAGTTTATATTTTATTTGTGCAATCTAATTCTAGATTTGTGTAATACACCGTAAATATGTGCATCACATAGCTAGAGATATGCCTTTTCTATTGAGTATTTAGATTAATTATTGTTTAGATATCAGAATGTGGGGTTTGATTGGAACAATTTGGTTGAATTTTGGTATGGAAATTAGTACCAAACTTACGATCATCACTGGTTTGTTAGAGGATAGGAAAAGAGGagaggagagaaaaaaggaaaaatgtgtAACTGAATCTCTCAATTTAAGGCACTAATAATGTATTGTACACAGATTGTAAGAAAAACTTGTTTAGGGTGGGTAATATATAAAATTTGGACAATTttcataaataaattttaaatattgtacagaaagaaaaaaaattccgaATTTAAATAATATATTGCCTTCAAATTATCctaaaaagaaactaattatacGTAATTGTGGAATAGTTTGTGTTCCAATCGTCAACTTTGACAAAAGGTTAAACATTCTAAAAACTAGTAAGGGATGGCCCGTGCGTACTATGCGTAGGTTGTGCTAATTAATATGTGTAAATTTTCTTCTTAATTTATATGCACGGgtaatatgaaattttaattaaaatatcAAGTTATTAAAATAGTTATGGATAGTTTTTTAGACGATGCTACCTCTCATTCAAAATAAGTACTTCTAAGTTTTTGACACACCCATTAAGAGAATCATTTAATAGTATTAATAAGTGTTTTATTTAACTAAGTTATCTTTTATATCTTCTTAAATTACTCTTTGTATATACTCATATTTTGTAGATCATTTATTGATTCAAGGATAGTTTGGGAAAATACTAATTAATGCCTTCTTGATTTTTCAAAGCCATaattattttttccaaattaatttaGCCAAAATAAAATGTATTTTCGATCATAGGAAAGTCCATGAAAGCTACTAAATATACTAGTAAGACACCATGTAATGCCTCAAAagcctctatatatatatatatatatatatatatatatatatatcttttaaagCTATTCAAATATTAATTAcgaaaaaaacttttttttttgttaaactgATAACTTTTATTTAACCTAGTGTAAATATGTACATCCACCCGCTCATTGGACTCTAGAGACGGGACTTACAAAAATAACCTATATTTTTGTCACTTAAGTTCCACATTCGGAACTTAAACTCTATACTAACATGGATACCTATTTATCCTATTTAAAACAACTCTCCATTTACAGTAGCTATCTCCTTTAATGTGCAAATGCAATACAATTTCTCTAACTTTATCTCCATCCATGTATGATATACAGTTGCTGCAAAGGCACTTCCCAAAATCTTCCATTTTGTATTCctgctcttttttttttgtagccATCCATTCAATTTATTCATGTCATCTGCCTACTTGTCGATCAATTCCAAACAGACTCAAAGCTGCTTCCATATGAACTTCAAATATGAGCATTCAAAGAACAAGTGATCATGAGTTTCCTCTTCGTCATTCATACAAAGAACACATTTTGTAGGCACTGTTATCCCCCCATCTGATAAGTCTATCCATAGTTGCTAATTTCTGATGCATTGTGTCAAGTACAATGTCTTCCAAGTAACTTTTGGATACTGTGGTATGAAGGAATGATAAGCTTTGCTGATGGTATACGTCCCATGTACAACATATAGTTCCAGTTCTTGCAGTCAGCAGTTAGCCATTTTCTGGCTTCAAATATTTTCCTTACCACCCAACTAGTCTGTTTAGGAGTTTTCATGTTCTCTAACTTCTTCTTTATATAGCGATTATGTATCCATATAACCCAAAGCTTGTCTTTCTTTTGTGCAATTGACCATAACAGTTTGCCTATTGCTGCTCTATTCCATATAGAGAAGTTTATAATGTTCAGTCTCCTGCTGCTCTTGGCTTACAAATTGTATCCCATGCTATAGgagctttctttcctttaatGCTTCCATGCCATAGAAAGTTCCTACATATCCCAGTAACCATGTCATGCACTTTTTTTTGGAATCATGAAAACTTGTGCCCAATTCGTTTGCATTTCAAACAACACACTTTTGATTAGCTGAACTCTCCCTGCATATGATAAACATCTGGCAGTCCAGCATCTGACCCTTCCTGTAATTCTATTAATCAATGGCATACATTGACTAATGGTGAGTTTGTTTTAGGACAAAAGGACACCTAAGTATTTGAATGGTATTTCTCCAGTGGTGAACTGCAGCTTCTCCAGTATTTCTTGCTTATATTGAGTAGATATTCCTGCCACATAGAGTGAACTCTTCTCCATATTAGCCTGTAAACCCGAAGCTACTGAGAAATTTTCAAATTGTTTCATCATAAGTTCAATAGACACCTTATCAGCTCTACAACACATTAATAAGTCATCAGCAAAACATATATGAACCACTCCTAATTTTGCACATTTAGGATGGTAATTAAAAACTGGATTTGATTTCAGTTGCTTCAAAGATTTGTTCAAGTACTCCATCACCAAAACAAAAAGATAATGTGACATTGAGTCGCCTTGTCTTAATCGTTTTTTCGCCTAAAACTTAGGTGTTAATCCTCCATTGATTAGTAGGGAATAAGAAACTGTGCTTACACACTCCATAATGAGTTTGACCATTTTACATGGGATACCAAATTCCAGCATAAGAGCCCTTAAGAAATTTCAGTCAACTGAGTCGTATGCCTTTCTAATATCCACCTTAATTGTAcatcttggtgaaactattttctGATCGTAACCTTTGATCAGTTCATGGGAAAGTATTACATTATCCAAGATGTTTCTTCCTTCTATAAATGCTGACTGTGAAGAACCCACCAGATAATCCACTACCAACTTCAGCCTAGTAGTAAGCAGCTTAGCAATAATCTTGTACATTGTAGAGCAACATGCAGTAGGTCTGAATTCCTTTACATAGTTTGGATTTGACACCTTAGGTATGAGTGTGATAGTAGTGTTGTTGATCTCTCTAAGTAGCTTCCCTGTTTCAAAGAATTGCATTACTGTCGGTATGACATCTTCACCAATTACTTGCCAGttttctttgaaaaattcaaTTAGATATCCATCTATTCCTGGAGCTTTATCACTTGGCAATTCTTGCACCACCCTTGTAATCTCCTCCTTTGTTACGGGCATTAGTATTTGTTGATGTTGTGCCATTGATAAACATGGGTCATCTCTGACTATGTTAACATCAATTCCAGGCATCACTAGGGCAGCCTCTCCTAATAACTTCTTGAAGAATTGTATAAACTTCTGTTGAATCCGCATGTGATCAGTCAATCTATCATTTTGTTTTGTATAAATAGATGTGACTTTATTCCTTGCCTGTCTAGCCTTTAATTGTTCATGAAAATATTTAGTATTAGAGTCTCTATGTTTGATCCATATAGCCCTTGACTTCTGTCTTAAAACCTTTTCATGTACTGCATCCCATTTCTCAATTAGCATCAGAAACTTCTTTTCTTGCTCTATCAGTTGTGGATTCAGATGATCATCATTAAGATTCTATTGTATGACTTTGAGATCCTCCTTCATTTGTTTGAGTTTTACCTCCACTGATGAATAATGTCTCTGTATACACCTAGTATGTATCTCCAGTAGTTTAAGTTTCCTACAAATGGCATACATAGTGTGCCCTTGTATGTCTTGCCCCCATATATGTTCCATTGTTGCCTTATACTCTTCATGTTGCAACAGTACAATTAGTAATCTATAAGGTTTCCTCACCATCATTCTATGTACTTCTGTGTTCAATAGGATAGGTGTATGGTTAGAGCATCCGGGCACTAGATAAATTGCTTCAATACCTGCATACAGCCAAAACCATTCTACATTACCAAACGTCCAATCTATATGACTGTATATCCTATCTTCAGCTCGTCTCTTATTACTCCATAAAAACTGTATTCTTTTTTTGTTTATCAATCCTACTCCAATGTCAGAAACATATTGCTTGAAATCAACCACTTCATTTTAGTGTACAGGTGCCCCAATAATTCTATCCTCCACTGATAAGACACTATTAAAATCCCCTATAATCAACCAACGACCTTTAGTTACTACATTAATATCCCTTAATTGATCGCATAGAGTTTTTCTATCAACTATAGTATGTAGGCCATACACAGTAGTTAAATAACTATGAAACTTAGAGTTTTTATCTTGTATATGGCAATGAATCAGTTGTGATGATAGCTGCATCACAACTAGATTTACTGTTGACTTATTCCAGCACAACCAAATTCTACCATTAGGAGCCTCAGAACAGTTATCAATAACTTTCCAGTCTCTACCTATCTTCTTCTGTATACTCCTTGCTCTCTTTGTTTCACTCTAGTCTCCAAATATCCTACCAAATCAATTTTATTCGTTACAAGGAATTCTTTAAACTCCCTCTGTTTAAAGGACTTGTTTAGTCCTCTAATATTCCATGTACTAAAGATCATATTGGTGGGATGGTAGTTGGAGTAGCCCCTTTGGTAATCCCTTGTATATGCTCATTGCCTCTATTCCTATCAGGTGGCTCACTTTTCTGGATTCTCAGTGTTGCATATTTATTTCTTCTTGTCGGTTCCTCATAATCCATTGTTGGTTGGCCTTTTGTACTTGATCTACGATGGTAAACCATAGCCTGTTTGCATCTTCCTCCAATCTGTACTTGAATCTCCTGTACCTCGTATATTCTCCTTTTCATTTGTTTCCTTCCCAGCAACAGCTGTTTCATTCTCTTCGTTTGAATCTACCTTAGTTTTCCTCACCCATTTCTGCTTTTTACCCTTTTTCATCTGCATTTGCCCCCTTTCTATTTTTCCAGTTTACATTCCCCATTAGGATACCCAAATTGGTTGCACTCTTGACAAAATTTTGGCTTCCATTCATACTCTACTATTTTCACCATAATTTTACCATCAGGATACTCTATATTCAGTTCATCTGGTAGTGGCTGTGTTATATCCATTTCTATCAACACACGAGCATAGGATATTCTTTCACATTGTGATGTTAGTATGTCAGTGCATATAAGTTTTTCCAAATAACTTGCAATTCTTCCCAGATTTTTGTCTGCCCAATATTGAATAGGTAAGCCTGGAAAGGTGACCCACAGTGGCATCACACGCATAGGCTCTTTATCAAGCTCGAAATTTAGCTCCCAATTCTTCAGTACTATTGCTCTATTATTGAAAGTATATAGTCCTTTTGCCACAATATGCATTTTGTCCTCAATTGACTCAAATATAAATATGAAATAACCATCATCATGTAATAATACCGTAGGAGTAGTAACTGAGTTCCACACCTCATATGCAAATTTCAGCATCTCTTTGAAAGTAGGATTTCCTCCTATAACGTACCCTATGAGTGTTGATTCCCATTTTTGGTATTGCTGCTCTATTTTTTTCTGATTCAGCTTCACAACTTTAACTCCATCCCTCACCTCAGGTGGATAAATGTTGAGTTGTAACCCTTGTTGTACAGTTCTATTGCCTTTGACCACATCTGCCATAGTTCTCttcttgtgatgacccaaaaggtcatcacttgttttagaaacaaatcctatattccgaggccttaaaacctcctttttatctTACATCGATTTGTGTGTGTGGTCCAGACCTATATCCAAAAagccttttatgtgaaaatatgagaaatagaaatttctagagttaaaaatttaattatggtagactttggtcaatattttgagtaaacggacccggatctgtgtTCCGATGATCCTGGGAgatccgcagtaaaatatgggatttgggcgtatgcccagaaatgaatttcgaggtcccaagccttagaaatcaatttttgaaagaaattattttctgaattaTCTATGAAATcaagaaaagaattaatgattgaaaccattggtatggggcccgtattttagtttcggagcccggtacaaacttatTGTAGTATTTAAAGGAaaattgtaaaatttggtaaaaaatggagtctatttgacgtgatttggacttccggttgaagagttatgaactttaagtgttcttgataaaaatgatgagttttgagttTTAATTCATGGctttacatgttattttcatgatttgattgcatgagcaagtccgtataatatttttaggttggtgtgcatgtttggtttggagcctcgagggttTGGGTGacttttggataggccacagggtgGAATTTAACTTAGGATGTTGCAGATTTTTAACTGGTATGCTGCAGGTctgcaagcttcgcatttgcgaagcctggctcgcaaatatAACAAACCCATCTCAAATGCGAGATAAGGCCTGGAGggttgatcgcaaatgcgaaatggCCCAACAATTCCCTTTGTTGCAaatgcgaccagggttcgcaattgcgagttcgcaaatgcaaacttttgtcgcaaatgcgagaataGAAGACTTCTGAacggttcgcaattgcgaaccctggtcgcaattgcgacatctgcgacctacatattcataacttagccgaaaacctttcatttttcaaaccctttcaaaaccaaaacactcttgggcgatttaccaaagacaagtactcttccaaatcgattgtaagtcatttctaacttggtTTCATAAATCTTTAACATCTTgtctcatgatttcaactcaaaatcaaaggttttcatgggggaaaattgggtgttttgggtagaacctaggtttttcaaattttgggt
Coding sequences:
- the LOC104242702 gene encoding uncharacterized protein, whose translation is MADVVKGNRTVQQGLQLNIYPPEVRDGVKVVKLNQKKIEQQYQKWESTLIGYVIGGNPTFKEMLKFAYEVWNSVTTPTVLLHDDGYFIFIFESIEDKMHIVAKGLYTFNNRAIVLKNWELNFELDKEPMRVMPLWVTFPGLPIQYWADKNLGRIASYLEKLICTDILTSQCERISYARVLIEMDITQPLPDELNIEYPDGKIMVKIVEYEWKPKFCQECNQFGYPNGECKLEK